A stretch of the Staphylococcus sp. NRL 16/872 genome encodes the following:
- the lysA gene encoding diaminopimelate decarboxylase, with amino-acid sequence MSVKYNEYGELTMAGTSLKTLAQSFGTPTIVYDEDEIRNQMRRYHSAFQKSGLKYNISYASKAFTCIQMVKLVQEEDLQLDVVSEGELYTALEAKFDPSKIHFHGNNKTKREIQYALESGVGYFVIDSLEEIDLIDRYASDTVNVVLRVNPGVEAHTHEFIQTGQEDSKFGLSIRHGLAIEAVNKVRDSKRLHLKGIHFHIGSQIEGTEAMIETAKIVLNWLSENDIKVELLNLGGGFGIKYVEGDVSFPIEEGIAEITDAIKAETERLHYEVPEIGIEPGRSIVGEAGITLYEVGTIKEIPEVNKYVSIDGGMSDHIRTALYGAKYQALLVNRHEDANETVTIAGKLCESGDIIIRDAKLPSSVQRGDYLAILSTGAYHYSMASNYNQMQKPPVFFLKDGKAREVIKRQSLRQLIINDTK; translated from the coding sequence ATGTCAGTTAAATATAATGAATATGGTGAATTAACAATGGCAGGTACAAGTTTAAAAACACTTGCTCAAAGTTTTGGTACACCTACTATTGTTTATGATGAAGATGAAATCCGCAATCAAATGCGTAGATATCACTCAGCTTTTCAAAAAAGCGGTTTAAAATATAATATTTCATATGCTTCAAAAGCGTTTACTTGTATTCAAATGGTCAAATTAGTACAAGAAGAAGACTTACAATTAGATGTCGTTTCTGAAGGTGAATTGTATACAGCATTAGAAGCTAAATTTGACCCAAGCAAGATTCACTTCCATGGAAATAACAAAACAAAACGTGAAATTCAATACGCTCTAGAAAGTGGCGTTGGTTACTTTGTCATTGATTCACTTGAAGAAATTGATTTAATCGACAGATATGCAAGCGATACTGTAAATGTAGTATTACGTGTTAATCCTGGTGTTGAAGCGCATACACATGAGTTTATTCAAACTGGTCAGGAAGATAGCAAATTTGGTTTATCAATTCGCCATGGCTTAGCGATTGAAGCGGTTAATAAAGTACGTGACTCTAAACGTTTACATTTAAAAGGAATTCACTTCCATATTGGTTCTCAAATCGAAGGAACTGAAGCGATGATTGAAACTGCTAAGATCGTGCTTAATTGGCTTTCTGAAAATGATATTAAAGTTGAATTACTTAACTTAGGCGGAGGTTTCGGTATCAAATACGTTGAAGGAGACGTAAGTTTCCCTATTGAAGAAGGTATCGCAGAAATTACAGATGCAATCAAAGCTGAAACTGAACGTTTACATTATGAAGTACCTGAAATTGGTATTGAGCCAGGTCGTTCTATCGTTGGAGAAGCTGGAATTACTTTATATGAAGTTGGTACAATTAAAGAAATTCCTGAAGTAAATAAATATGTTTCAATTGATGGCGGTATGAGCGATCATATTAGAACTGCATTATATGGTGCTAAATATCAAGCATTATTAGTTAATCGTCATGAAGATGCTAATGAAACAGTAACAATTGCTGGTAAATTATGTGAATCAGGCGACATCATTATTCGTGATGCGAAACTCCCTTCTTCTGTTCAACGTGGTGATTATCTAGCGATTCTTTCTACAGGTGCATACCATTATTCAATGGCTTCTAATTACAATCAAATGCAGAAACCACCTGTGTTCTTCTTAAAAGATGGAAAAGCACGCGAAGTCATTAAACGTCAATCATTACGTCAATTAATTATTAATGATACTAAATAA
- a CDS encoding 5-bromo-4-chloroindolyl phosphate hydrolysis family protein, with the protein MRYNISRFIGVLVGIPVAIISWAVSIFGFDLSFILDALIGIGMFFVSYFPTQRLTSKKYLTEIGLSRRDYRFVRNQLNQSQDKIRNILRSYVNVRSLKDFRQINDIYRISKSIHVAVKQRPGLFFKVESFFYSHIDNALNLIESYTRLSKMPKKSAAEKQKLEQTRITLDEVKRTLIADLKRLNEDDYERLDVEMELNRLEQNRHKDN; encoded by the coding sequence TTGAGATATAATATTTCTCGATTCATAGGCGTTTTAGTAGGAATTCCAGTAGCTATTATTTCATGGGCGGTAAGTATATTTGGATTTGATCTTTCATTTATACTAGACGCTCTAATAGGTATTGGGATGTTTTTTGTATCTTACTTCCCTACTCAACGCTTAACGTCAAAAAAATATTTAACTGAAATAGGCTTATCACGTAGAGATTATCGCTTTGTTAGAAATCAGTTAAATCAATCGCAAGATAAAATTAGAAATATATTAAGATCTTATGTTAATGTGCGATCTCTTAAAGATTTTCGTCAAATCAATGATATTTATCGTATTTCGAAATCAATTCATGTTGCCGTTAAACAAAGACCGGGTTTGTTTTTCAAAGTTGAAAGTTTCTTCTATTCTCATATTGATAATGCGTTAAATTTAATTGAGTCATATACGCGTTTATCGAAAATGCCTAAGAAATCAGCAGCAGAGAAACAAAAATTGGAACAAACTCGCATTACATTAGACGAAGTAAAACGCACATTGATTGCAGATTTAAAACGTTTAAATGAAGACGATTATGAGCGATTAGATGTTGAAATGGAACTTAATCGTCTTGAACAAAATCGTCATAAAGATAATTAA
- the msaA gene encoding regulatory protein MsaA, with protein sequence MWTVAKIRADYEGWWLFSDWTDKIVEQHHFNSYEEMLRNYKKLINESKQYYDNHVIGKYNIHAFYNNCDLNFCEDCDEDLQIFYSFIVLNNNEVYCNLPKFN encoded by the coding sequence ATGTGGACAGTTGCAAAGATCAGAGCTGACTACGAGGGATGGTGGTTATTTAGCGACTGGACAGATAAAATAGTGGAGCAACACCATTTTAATAGTTATGAAGAAATGTTGAGAAATTATAAAAAATTAATTAATGAAAGCAAACAATATTATGATAACCATGTAATTGGTAAATATAATATTCATGCATTTTATAATAATTGTGATTTAAATTTTTGTGAAGATTGCGATGAAGATTTACAAATATTTTATAGTTTTATTGTTTTAAATAATAATGAAGTTTATTGTAATCTACCAAAATTTAATTAA
- a CDS encoding acylphosphatase: protein MQHKHLQVFGTVQGVGFRYYTQKIAQKYNIVGTVQNVEDYVEIYALGKEADLEQFINAVIDGASPASSVDNYTIEEANNDKQYSEFQSI from the coding sequence ATGCAACATAAGCATTTACAAGTTTTTGGAACAGTTCAAGGTGTAGGATTTCGTTATTATACACAAAAAATAGCGCAGAAATATAACATCGTAGGAACAGTTCAAAACGTGGAAGACTATGTTGAAATTTATGCTCTAGGAAAAGAAGCGGATTTAGAACAATTTATAAATGCCGTTATTGATGGCGCATCACCAGCTTCTTCAGTTGATAATTATACTATTGAAGAGGCTAATAACGATAAACAATATTCAGAATTTCAATCGATTTAA
- the cspA gene encoding cold shock protein CspA has product MKQGTVKWFNAEKGFGFIEVEGENDVFVHFSAINQDGYKSLEEGQSVEFEVVEGDRGPQAANVVKL; this is encoded by the coding sequence ATGAAACAAGGTACAGTTAAATGGTTTAACGCTGAAAAAGGTTTTGGTTTTATCGAAGTTGAAGGTGAAAACGACGTATTCGTACACTTTTCAGCAATTAACCAAGATGGTTATAAATCATTAGAAGAAGGTCAATCAGTTGAATTTGAAGTAGTTGAAGGCGACCGCGGTCCTCAAGCTGCAAACGTTGTTAAACTATAA